Proteins from a genomic interval of Diaphorobacter sp. HDW4A:
- a CDS encoding DUF4010 domain-containing protein, whose protein sequence is MQLSWAGVDPWVVSLGCGLLIGVVSERRDSERESMAGTRTHAIAALLGCTAWSLGVPPFVVVLLLVGALTVAAYWQSAPKDPGLTSEVTLLFSVTLGGISHKSATLTAALGILCALLVYSKGPIQRWSRELLRENELRNGLLLGAAALIVMPLLPQAPVDPWGVLSLAALWKVVVLFMTIGMLGHILTRVLGPHWGLPVTGFFSGFVSSTAAIASLGHLAKSDEHQLAQAFGCAMLAQLASLCLFIAILSTTSIALMLSMAIPLLIAALCLVLAAASGLLNRQKTASKTEFESERVFKLSSALLIAGIIALMLFLAAWLQHVFGNTGVLVAAAFAALAELHAAAASLGQLFASGSLPLSTAQWGVVVILASSAMAKSVLAFSIGGIKYGARISLGLASMVTGAGLSLLWLG, encoded by the coding sequence ATGCAGCTGAGTTGGGCCGGTGTTGATCCTTGGGTAGTCTCGTTAGGCTGTGGTCTGCTTATTGGTGTCGTGAGCGAGCGTCGCGACAGTGAACGAGAAAGCATGGCTGGAACTCGTACACACGCCATAGCAGCGCTGCTTGGCTGCACGGCTTGGTCGTTAGGTGTGCCGCCTTTTGTTGTGGTCCTTCTGCTAGTAGGTGCACTGACCGTCGCGGCTTACTGGCAGTCAGCCCCCAAAGACCCAGGTTTGACAAGTGAAGTGACCCTACTTTTCTCGGTAACTCTGGGAGGGATATCGCATAAGAGTGCCACCTTGACTGCAGCTCTGGGCATCCTTTGCGCTTTGCTTGTGTACTCCAAAGGCCCCATACAGCGCTGGAGTCGTGAGTTGCTAAGAGAGAATGAGTTGAGGAATGGCCTTTTGCTAGGCGCCGCAGCGTTGATCGTGATGCCACTTCTGCCACAAGCGCCTGTGGATCCATGGGGCGTATTGAGCCTCGCCGCCCTTTGGAAAGTTGTTGTGCTGTTCATGACCATAGGTATGCTTGGCCACATACTTACTAGAGTGCTCGGCCCGCACTGGGGGTTGCCCGTTACCGGATTTTTTTCTGGATTTGTGTCATCTACCGCTGCTATAGCGAGCCTTGGTCACCTAGCCAAGTCAGACGAACATCAGCTGGCGCAAGCATTTGGCTGCGCCATGTTGGCTCAGTTGGCCTCACTATGCCTGTTCATAGCAATTCTCTCGACAACATCCATAGCTCTGATGCTTTCTATGGCAATTCCTCTACTCATTGCGGCACTTTGCCTTGTGCTGGCTGCAGCCTCAGGATTGTTGAATCGACAAAAAACAGCCTCAAAAACGGAATTTGAATCGGAACGGGTATTTAAGCTTTCAAGTGCATTGCTGATTGCGGGCATCATCGCGCTGATGTTATTTCTCGCCGCTTGGCTACAGCATGTCTTTGGTAACACTGGTGTTTTGGTCGCAGCGGCATTCGCCGCTTTAGCCGAGCTGCATGCCGCTGCTGCTAGTTTAGGGCAGCTTTTTGCCTCGGGTAGTTTGCCATTGTCAACCGCTCAATGGGGGGTGGTTGTAATTCTTGCTTCCAGCGCAATGGCCAAATCGGTACTGGCGTTCTCCATTGGGGGAATCAAATATGGGGCACGAATCAGCTTGGGACTAGCCTCAATGGTGACAGGAGCAGGCCTGTCACTGCTATGGCTGGGCTGA
- a CDS encoding GDCCVxC domain-containing (seleno)protein, with protein sequence MDLILDSVLTCPECGHAKNETMPTDACQWFYECESCHTVLRPKPGHCCVFCSFGSVPCPPIQAGGDEACCGSKT encoded by the coding sequence ATGGATTTGATCTTGGACTCTGTTCTGACGTGCCCTGAGTGTGGGCATGCCAAGAACGAAACAATGCCGACGGACGCGTGCCAATGGTTCTACGAGTGCGAAAGTTGCCACACGGTCTTGCGCCCAAAACCGGGCCATTGTTGTGTGTTCTGCTCGTTCGGTTCGGTGCCGTGCCCTCCAATCCAGGCCGGTGGCGACGAAGCTTGCTGCGGCTCCAAAACGTAG
- the merP gene encoding mercury resistance system periplasmic binding protein MerP, whose translation MKRLIMTTAALLLLTPGWAAQQSVTLSVPGMSCATCPITVKKALTQIDGVIGVKSNLAKRETTVVFDDTKVKVDVLTKATTEAGFPSSVAPAKP comes from the coding sequence ATGAAGCGGTTGATCATGACCACTGCAGCACTCTTGCTGCTGACGCCCGGCTGGGCTGCCCAACAAAGCGTCACTCTGTCGGTGCCCGGCATGAGTTGTGCCACTTGCCCCATCACGGTGAAGAAGGCACTGACCCAGATCGACGGAGTCATTGGCGTCAAATCCAACCTGGCCAAACGAGAGACCACGGTGGTCTTTGATGACACCAAGGTCAAGGTGGACGTGCTGACCAAGGCCACCACGGAAGCTGGATTCCCGTCATCTGTTGCCCCGGCAAAGCCGTAA
- the merT gene encoding mercuric ion transporter MerT, with protein sequence MSTKSTDISARATGGGKALIAGGLSALLASACCLGPLVLIMLGISGAWISTLTLLEPYQPLFIGAATIALIFAARRIWRPVVACEAGQVCQRPMVSLSYKVLFALVTLLLVAALVFPLFAHWFY encoded by the coding sequence ATGTCAACAAAATCTACAGACATTTCTGCCCGTGCCACTGGCGGTGGAAAGGCCTTGATCGCGGGTGGCCTGTCCGCGCTCCTTGCGTCCGCCTGCTGCCTTGGCCCTCTGGTGCTGATCATGCTGGGCATCTCTGGAGCATGGATCAGCACGTTGACGCTGCTGGAGCCGTACCAACCACTGTTCATTGGTGCAGCCACTATCGCCTTGATCTTTGCGGCGCGCCGGATATGGCGCCCGGTTGTGGCCTGTGAAGCGGGACAGGTATGTCAGCGGCCGATGGTCAGCCTCTCCTACAAGGTGCTGTTTGCCCTGGTGACCCTGTTGCTGGTGGCCGCGCTGGTGTTCCCCCTGTTCGCCCACTGGTTCTACTGA
- the merR gene encoding Hg(II)-responsive transcriptional regulator, with amino-acid sequence MSLPLPHAHPGLTIGDLAKAAGVNVETIRFYQRKELMPEPERPQGSIRRYDQNDLSRLHFIKTAKRLGFSLDETAQLLQLDDGASCAQARTHAESKLAEVQLKLADLHRMEAVLSELIDLCSSGRGKVRCPLIAAMERQSPPLQI; translated from the coding sequence ATGAGCCTTCCTCTTCCGCATGCCCACCCCGGCTTGACCATTGGTGATCTGGCCAAGGCGGCCGGTGTCAATGTAGAGACCATACGGTTCTACCAACGCAAGGAGCTGATGCCCGAGCCAGAACGGCCCCAGGGCAGCATTCGGCGATATGACCAGAATGACCTATCGCGATTGCATTTCATCAAGACTGCGAAGCGGCTGGGGTTCAGCCTGGATGAGACCGCGCAGTTGCTGCAACTCGACGATGGTGCGAGCTGCGCTCAAGCCCGTACACACGCAGAGTCCAAGCTCGCCGAAGTTCAACTCAAGCTTGCAGACCTGCACCGAATGGAAGCCGTACTCTCTGAACTGATCGATCTCTGCAGTTCTGGGAGAGGCAAAGTCCGTTGCCCGCTGATTGCGGCAATGGAGAGGCAGTCGCCTCCGCTACAGATTTGA
- a CDS encoding IS66 family transposase — protein MVVEPQSLQSLSAEELRELTTRLMTQLRHQSALLDKLTHENALLKRMKFAAQSERFNPEQKSLLEDEIEADLAAVATEIDALQEAQAPAKVEEKKVPKRAPLPANLPRREIRHEPDSTTCACGCQMKRVGEDVAEKLDYVPGVFSVERHIRGKWACAKCETLTQVPVDPHIIDKGIPTTGLLAQVLVAKYADHLPLYRQEAIFGRAGLAIPRSTLAQWVGACGVQLQPLVDAMRNELLQHRVLHADETPVSMLKPGNGKTHRAYLWAYATGAFENTKVIVYDFCESRSGEHARRFLGDWRGSLTCDDFSGYKALIASGVTEVGCLAHARRKFFDLHAANQSQIAEFALQQFGRVYEIEREVKELSADQRRAIRQQQTKPLLDALHQWMLLQRQKVPEGSASAKALDYSLRRWVALTRFVDDGQLPLDNNWIENQIRPIAIGRNNWLFAGSLRAGQRAAAVMSLIQSARMNGHDPYAYLRDVMARLPMQRASRIHDLLPHRWQSTTASNL, from the coding sequence ATGGTGGTCGAGCCTCAATCCCTGCAGAGCCTGAGCGCAGAAGAGCTGCGTGAGCTGACCACGCGCCTCATGACGCAGCTGCGCCACCAGAGCGCGTTGCTGGACAAACTCACGCACGAGAACGCGCTCTTGAAGCGCATGAAGTTCGCAGCTCAATCCGAACGCTTCAACCCCGAACAGAAGAGCCTGCTCGAAGACGAGATCGAGGCCGACCTGGCAGCCGTGGCCACCGAGATCGATGCGCTGCAAGAAGCGCAGGCGCCCGCCAAGGTTGAAGAGAAGAAGGTTCCCAAGCGCGCGCCGCTGCCAGCCAACCTGCCGCGGCGCGAGATCCGCCACGAGCCCGACTCGACCACCTGTGCCTGCGGTTGCCAGATGAAGCGCGTGGGCGAGGACGTGGCCGAGAAGCTGGACTATGTGCCTGGCGTCTTCAGCGTCGAGCGCCACATCCGGGGCAAGTGGGCTTGTGCGAAGTGCGAGACGCTCACCCAAGTCCCCGTCGATCCGCACATCATCGACAAGGGCATCCCCACCACCGGGCTGCTGGCGCAGGTGCTGGTGGCCAAGTACGCCGATCACCTTCCGCTGTACCGCCAGGAAGCGATCTTTGGTCGAGCTGGTCTCGCGATCCCGCGTTCCACGCTCGCTCAGTGGGTGGGCGCGTGTGGCGTGCAGTTGCAGCCACTTGTGGATGCCATGAGAAACGAGCTGCTGCAGCACCGCGTGCTGCATGCCGATGAGACGCCGGTGTCCATGCTCAAGCCGGGCAACGGAAAGACGCACCGGGCCTACCTCTGGGCCTATGCCACGGGTGCCTTCGAGAACACCAAGGTGATCGTCTACGACTTCTGCGAATCACGCTCGGGCGAACATGCCCGGCGCTTCCTGGGCGACTGGAGAGGCAGCCTCACCTGTGACGACTTCAGCGGCTACAAAGCCTTGATCGCCAGCGGCGTGACCGAGGTCGGTTGCCTGGCGCACGCGCGGCGCAAGTTCTTCGATCTGCATGCAGCTAACCAGAGCCAGATCGCCGAGTTCGCGCTGCAGCAGTTCGGTCGGGTCTACGAAATCGAGCGCGAGGTCAAGGAGCTCAGCGCCGATCAGCGCCGGGCCATCCGGCAACAACAAACGAAGCCGCTGCTCGATGCCTTGCACCAGTGGATGCTGCTGCAACGCCAGAAGGTGCCCGAAGGTTCAGCGAGCGCCAAGGCGCTGGACTACAGCCTGCGGCGCTGGGTGGCGTTGACCCGGTTCGTCGACGATGGGCAACTGCCTTTGGACAACAACTGGATCGAGAACCAGATCCGGCCCATTGCCATTGGTCGCAACAACTGGCTCTTCGCTGGCAGCCTGCGCGCGGGCCAACGCGCCGCCGCCGTCATGAGCTTGATCCAGTCAGCGCGCATGAACGGGCATGACCCCTACGCCTACCTGCGCGATGTGATGGCACGTCTGCCCATGCAGCGCGCCAGCCGCATCCATGATCTTTTGCCACATCGCTGGCAGTCCACCACTGCTTCAAATCTGTAG
- the tnpB gene encoding IS66 family insertion sequence element accessory protein TnpB (TnpB, as the term is used for proteins encoded by IS66 family insertion elements, is considered an accessory protein, since TnpC, encoded by a neighboring gene, is a DDE family transposase.) — MIRVDALWLATEPLDMRSGTETALARVVSVFGAARPHHAYLFANRRANRMKVLVHDGIGVWLAARRLNSGKFVWPRDAASTASLTRAQFDALVLGLPWQRLGNGGVITVV, encoded by the coding sequence GTGATCCGGGTTGATGCGCTGTGGCTGGCCACTGAGCCGCTGGACATGAGATCGGGCACCGAGACGGCGCTGGCTCGCGTGGTGTCGGTCTTCGGCGCAGCGCGCCCGCACCACGCCTACCTGTTCGCCAATCGACGCGCCAACCGCATGAAGGTGCTGGTGCACGACGGCATCGGTGTGTGGCTGGCAGCGCGTCGCCTCAACAGCGGCAAGTTCGTCTGGCCGCGTGATGCGGCAAGCACCGCCTCGCTCACCCGAGCCCAGTTCGATGCGCTGGTGCTGGGCCTGCCCTGGCAGCGCCTTGGCAACGGTGGTGTCATCACCGTGGTCTGA
- a CDS encoding transposase: protein MNEAKKKTRRRHSAELKQQIIAQCAEPGASVASIALSYGINANVVHKWRREAGGALPALQAPAFVPVPLPPAACSPGPALAPDIRIELRRGATTVSVTWPLDAADQCAVWMRELLK from the coding sequence ATGAATGAAGCCAAGAAGAAGACCCGCCGGCGGCACAGCGCCGAGCTCAAGCAGCAGATCATTGCTCAGTGCGCCGAGCCGGGTGCATCGGTGGCCAGCATTGCCTTGTCGTACGGCATCAACGCCAACGTCGTTCACAAGTGGCGCCGCGAAGCGGGTGGCGCGCTGCCTGCACTCCAGGCCCCCGCATTCGTTCCAGTGCCGCTGCCGCCAGCGGCATGTTCACCAGGGCCTGCACTTGCACCAGACATCCGCATCGAGCTGCGCCGTGGCGCCACCACCGTCTCGGTGACCTGGCCATTGGATGCGGCCGACCAGTGCGCCGTGTGGATGCGAGAGCTGCTCAAGTGA
- a CDS encoding DUF2628 domain-containing protein gives MPEKYNIVLSGRHPAADPHQVALKLAALFKCTAEQAGHLLSQPSCVVKKVVAADVVDKYKKAIESTGAQCIIQSIPQEASLDFDVVPVSSAPAVPASSSPSISTGGYAPPVSPVAVARAPQAPVATSAPAVRERASTASVLSRQEAIQIFVGKNHDYFERKWAEAAQRKHPLSWNWVAFLVGYGWMGYRKMYLYSWIFIGVIVAELIVELAIGVPSAITSGINLGIAIGFGLKGNAWYQQHVNQRVNHILATHTPEQARIELARQGGTNIGAAVGFVAALLVLLGMIGVIAEG, from the coding sequence ATGCCAGAGAAATACAACATTGTGCTAAGTGGAAGGCACCCTGCGGCTGATCCGCACCAGGTAGCGCTAAAGCTCGCTGCCCTGTTCAAGTGCACAGCGGAGCAGGCCGGACATTTGTTGTCTCAACCATCTTGTGTGGTCAAGAAGGTCGTGGCGGCAGACGTTGTTGACAAGTACAAAAAGGCCATTGAAAGCACAGGTGCTCAATGCATCATCCAGTCAATCCCTCAGGAGGCGTCGCTGGACTTTGATGTGGTGCCGGTGAGCTCGGCCCCTGCTGTCCCGGCCTCCTCATCGCCCTCCATTTCTACGGGTGGGTATGCACCACCAGTTTCTCCAGTGGCTGTTGCGCGCGCACCTCAGGCGCCCGTTGCAACCTCTGCACCGGCAGTGCGGGAGCGAGCTTCAACGGCATCTGTGTTGTCACGGCAGGAGGCCATTCAGATCTTTGTCGGCAAGAACCATGACTACTTTGAGCGCAAATGGGCAGAGGCTGCGCAGCGCAAGCACCCGCTGTCCTGGAATTGGGTAGCTTTTCTGGTGGGCTATGGCTGGATGGGATATCGCAAGATGTACCTCTACTCCTGGATCTTTATTGGCGTTATTGTTGCCGAACTAATTGTCGAACTGGCCATAGGCGTTCCTAGCGCTATAACGAGCGGTATCAACCTCGGCATTGCCATTGGCTTTGGCTTGAAGGGCAATGCCTGGTACCAGCAGCATGTCAACCAGCGGGTGAACCACATCCTGGCAACCCACACCCCGGAGCAGGCGCGTATCGAGCTGGCCCGGCAGGGCGGCACCAATATCGGCGCAGCAGTCGGCTTTGTGGCGGCACTCCTCGTACTGCTTGGAATGATCGGCGTCATTGCTGAAGGCTGA
- a CDS encoding helix-turn-helix domain-containing protein: protein MSAKPTPPTHLPDPDNLRDVLAYWVRLKRVEKGWSQERLALECELDRTYVSAVERSRWNVSLANIERIAQALDVKAWVLIKPPETHL from the coding sequence GTGTCTGCCAAACCCACGCCTCCCACTCATCTTCCCGACCCGGACAACCTGCGCGATGTGCTTGCTTACTGGGTGCGTCTCAAACGTGTCGAGAAAGGCTGGTCGCAGGAACGTCTGGCGCTGGAGTGCGAGTTAGACCGAACCTATGTGTCGGCGGTGGAGCGCTCGCGCTGGAATGTATCGCTGGCTAATATTGAGCGCATCGCGCAGGCACTGGATGTCAAGGCCTGGGTGCTGATTAAACCACCGGAGACCCACCTGTAG
- a CDS encoding phage capsid protein, with protein sequence MIKGLMMTPPVVGRISIGRVVERNGMRLPEKDDEFTITTQVQNRNGWMLHPLDGILRAEELERAQVSTGVEVTELHEIPPEFADHFTGARQQHPEEQALPQFSQSSQPSLRDKLSQRAMGNSGSMVNQGTGLEQRPPSKLVTRAATSPKLRRIPVRLLFNDPALNLRGNYTLFDRATARPLCVGDGQSCKRVTETGIKQLPCAGPDLCPLAQEGGCKPFGRFHVRIDHAGNSADALSTFVLRTTGINTLRTLLARMQYLQAVSGGLLAYLPLEIRLRGKSTAQSRGTPIYYVDLGVREPQSLEAAINQAAQTAEQAKRSGYDQGGLEQAAREGYALGLFEELEGEAVEIVQEFYPPGDSQAHGVRSDRPARHKRQNYPLVREPSHD encoded by the coding sequence ATGATCAAAGGACTGATGATGACCCCGCCCGTGGTGGGCCGGATATCAATTGGCCGCGTCGTAGAGCGCAACGGCATGCGCTTGCCCGAGAAAGACGACGAATTCACCATCACCACCCAGGTGCAAAACCGCAATGGTTGGATGCTGCATCCGCTGGATGGCATCTTGCGTGCAGAAGAGCTTGAGCGGGCGCAGGTGAGTACTGGCGTGGAGGTCACTGAGTTGCACGAGATCCCTCCGGAGTTTGCTGATCACTTCACTGGAGCGCGTCAGCAGCATCCTGAAGAACAGGCACTGCCGCAATTCAGCCAATCCTCCCAACCCAGCCTGAGAGACAAGCTCTCACAGCGAGCAATGGGCAACAGCGGATCTATGGTGAACCAGGGTACGGGCTTGGAGCAACGCCCACCCAGCAAACTAGTAACCCGCGCCGCCACCAGCCCCAAGCTGCGCCGCATCCCCGTGCGCCTGCTCTTTAACGACCCGGCGCTGAACCTGCGGGGCAACTACACCTTGTTTGACCGGGCCACCGCCCGGCCCTTGTGTGTGGGAGACGGCCAAAGCTGTAAACGGGTCACAGAGACCGGTATCAAACAGTTGCCCTGTGCCGGCCCCGATCTGTGTCCATTGGCCCAGGAAGGCGGGTGCAAGCCGTTTGGCCGTTTCCATGTACGGATTGACCATGCGGGCAATTCAGCGGACGCCTTGAGCACCTTTGTGCTGCGCACCACAGGGATCAACACCTTGCGCACGCTCCTGGCCCGCATGCAGTACCTGCAAGCCGTCTCGGGAGGGCTTCTGGCCTATCTACCCTTGGAGATCCGCCTGCGCGGTAAATCCACTGCGCAGTCCCGCGGCACCCCGATTTACTATGTGGACCTAGGCGTGCGCGAGCCACAGTCCTTGGAAGCCGCCATTAACCAAGCGGCGCAGACAGCCGAGCAGGCCAAGCGCAGTGGCTATGACCAAGGGGGGCTGGAGCAGGCTGCCAGAGAGGGCTATGCCTTGGGCTTGTTTGAAGAGCTGGAAGGGGAGGCCGTGGAGATCGTGCAGGAGTTCTATCCACCCGGTGACTCCCAGGCCCATGGCGTTCGCAGTGACAGGCCTGCTCGACACAAGCGCCAGAACTACCCGCTGGTTCGGGAGCCATCCCATGATTAG